The following proteins are encoded in a genomic region of Drosophila willistoni isolate 14030-0811.24 chromosome 3R, UCI_dwil_1.1, whole genome shotgun sequence:
- the LOC26529713 gene encoding uncharacterized protein LOC26529713, translated as MNNLGIIAFAVFLLLVPGSHQDELPPGVKRLAYNPTYEFWFFLPEGRPDSVSEKVQAAYWDARTKGGVCYATNWFYCRSGQFIE; from the exons ATGAACAACTTGGGCATTATAGCGTTTGCGGTTTTCTTGCTGCTAGTGCCAGGAAGCCATCAAGA TGAACTACCGCCAGGCGTTAAGAGATTGGCCTACAATCCCACATATgaattttggttctttttacCCGAGGGTAGACCAGATTCTGTTAGCGAGAAAGTTCAAGCAGCCTACTGGGATGCTCGGACAAAAGGTGGAGTATGCTACGCCACCAATTGGTTCTATTGTCGATCCGGTCAGTTCATAGAATGA